Genomic segment of Geminocystis herdmanii PCC 6308:
AGAGATTCTCAAGGATGTAATGCGATCGCAATGTGTCGGCATCGATTTAGGCACGACAAACACAGTTATTTCTTTGACAACCTTTAATGAAATGACGAAGCAATATAACGCTGCAGTGTTAGAAGTTCCTTTGAAAGACGAAAATTCTAGTCTCGTACGCAAAGCAACCATCCCCTCTAGTGTCAGATTCAACAGTCTTGACAATGGAGAAATCGGAGGGCATATTAAAAATAACGCCTATGCTTTCCGAGATCAAACTATTTTGGCATGGAAACATAACATGGGGGATTCCGATAACGGGAAACCCTTTTATTATCAACTTACATCGGGAGAAATTACTCCAGAAATGGCGGCTTCTCAAGTGTTGGCTTTTTGTCGTCATCACTTATTAGAAAGATATGGTAGTGTGGAAGGAGTCGTCATTACTCATCCAGCTTCCTATGAATCCGATGCCATTGAAGCCACCCGTAAGGCAACCGTGTTGGCAGGTTGGCAAGAAGCTGAAGTTGTTTTGTTATCTGAACCTCAAGCCGCTTTATACGATTTCCTTCACTCCATGCAAAAAGGCGATATTCCTCCTCGTTTTGATGTGAATACTCCTTCTAATATTATGGTGTATGACTTAGGTGGCGGTACTTTAGATGTTACTCTCCACGAGGTACAATGGTCAGACAAGCATAATAATTTTGTAATTAATGATATTGCGATCGGCTCTCGCACAAGGGTAGGGGGAGACAAAATAGATAAATTAATCGCTGATTATATCTTAGATTATGGTTTGAATAATGTTGAAATATCTAGCGTCGATCGAGATAAATTAAGTTATGAATTGCCCATTTATGCAGAAAAATTCAAGAAATTATGGGGAGGAGAATATATTTATGCAAGGGAGAAACAAGACTTTAAAATGTCCTTTCAAGGGACTTTTTTAGAAGGAAATGTCCCCATTCGTCACAATATCGACACAGAAAAAATGAAAGGTATTTTACAAGAATTATTATGCCCAGATTTAACCATTGATTTACTAGAAAGTATGAATCCCGATACTGCCTTTAATGAGAGTCCTTTTGTCGATCGATTTGATACCTTTATTGTACCGATTTTGGACGTATTATTAAAAGCTAAAGCTACTTTAAAACAAGTGCCGAAAGTAGATGCAATTTTACTTAATGGCGGGATGACTTATTTTCCCTTAATTAAAGAAAGATTAAGAGAATTTTTCGGAGATATTTTGATTCTCGATGAAGGAAATCCAGATTTAGCAGTAGCGAGAGGAGCTAGTTTATTTGCTTCGGGAGCTTTAACTTCCGTTGAAAGAGTAAACCCAACAAATATTTATTTAGAAGCCATTACTAATGGTAATAGTAAACTAAATTTATTAATTGCTCAAGGACAAAAATACCCCTATAAAACCTGTATCAAAGATACTTTTAAATTACCTCAAAAAGATTCAGGTAATTTGATGTTTAAAATCTGGGTAGGTATGGGTAATAAAATTAATATTAATACCAAACAAGAACGATCGAGACAAGTGGCATTAAAAAATATTTTTGCCTCTAATTTAAAACAAGGAGATTTGTTAGATTTAGAAGTAGAATATACCTTTGATGAAAGACTATTATTAACCTTAGTTTCTCAAAAAAATCAAAACGCCAGATTTAAAATTGAGGTTGCTTCAGATTCCCATGATGTAGAGGAAATTATCAAAATTTCTAATCCGATTAATCTACAAACTCTTATCCCACAAATATCCCGTACTCGTCACGGAAAAACTATTGAGCCTAATCTTCGAGTTGATTTTAAACATTGGGAAGATGTTGCCATTCAATTAGATAAAAATTTTAATAATGGCAGACTACACGATCGAAGACGAGATTTAGTCAAGCAAACTACAATAGCCGTTAATCGTAGTCAAATCATCGATGATTTAATTCGTTGGTTAGAAATTGATAATTTTTTCAACTCTCCTTCCTTTGCCACTAAAACTGTGGTTGCTGTATCCTCTTTAGGAGAAATTCTTTCATCCATTAACCTCGATGAATCTCCCAATGTTAAAGCATCTGAAGGTAAGTTAGAACAATGGGTACAAATGAAAATTAATCAAGACTTAAACCGATCGGACGATCGATTATACCAAGCCATTGTCAACTTACCCGGTAAATTATATTGGAGTGGTTTTGATCAAAAATTGATTGAAGGGTTTAAATGTTTTCAAACAGAAGCAAAAGCCTTAGTCTTTTTAAATTCCCTCGGTAAATGTGGAGAATGTAATACTTATAATTTAAACTTTTTACGCCATGTCATCAAAACAGGGAAGCACATGGCACATCGGCAAAAAGCCTCTTGGGCTTTAGCTCGTTTAATCAGCCCTGGGCAACCTTTACAATGGCGTATTGATTTTAAAGAGGTAAATTCGATCGCACAATTTGCCCTTGATCAATTATATGGCATCACAAAACAACCTCAAGTAGCATTAGATTTATTAAGTTGTTTATCTCAATGTTTAGCGTGGCAACTATTAGACTATCAATTAGAAACATCTATTTATCAGCGAGTAGGGCAATTAAAAACAACAGAGTTGCCAGTTTATGGTAATCTCAGTGGTTTTTCTCACATTGAATCGGTATTCAAAAATCGATTAGATTTATTATCCAAAATGTTAGACATTAACACTATCTCTGATAAAGATTCCACAGAAATTAAACAGTGGCTATTAGAATCCATTAAAGAATAATTCCCATGGTTTATTACTTAGGGTTTGCTGAATAAGTCAGAAAACTATAAAAATCAAAGGTTTAGACATAATACATTAACCAAAAGCTGATTTCTGAGTCATTATTTAGTCATAAGTAAAATAAAAATATAGTAATTCTATTTTATAAGTGGTAAGTATTTACTCATTACTCAGAAATCGTTTTTTATCCCACCCATTTTTTCCCTCACCCCACCGAGCATCTCTTTACTGATACAATTAAAGATTGTGAATAAATATATAAAAAAATTTTTATGACTAATATCTATACGGTAGAAATTATTAATGAAGGTAAAACTTATACTTTACAAGTACCTGAAGATCAAAAAATATTAGATGTAGCCGATCGAGAAAACGTACAAATACCTAATTCTTGCAATGCGGGAGTTTGTACGACTTGTGCCGCCAAGATTATTTCTGGAGAAGTTGAACAAGGAGAAGGCATGGGCTTATCTCCTGAGTTACAAGCCGAAGGTTACGCTTTATTGTGTGTGTCTTATCCTCGTTCTAATTTGAAAGTAGAGACAGGGAAGGAAGATGAAGTGTACGATCGACAATTTGGTAGAGCGATTGACTTTTAACGAAAAACTTACTAAACTTAGTTATAGTTTACTATATAGTTAAGTTTTATGGTTTATAGACCCCATGAATTTGCCAAATTAATTGGAAGATCGGTTTCAACCCTTAGAAGATGGGATTTTGAAGGAAGGTTAGTCGCAAAAAGAACCATTGGAAATCAACGTTATTACGATGAAAATGATTTACAATTAGCACTTAATCTTCCTACTTCTTTGGATGAAAGAAAAACTGTTGTTTATTGTCGAGTATCTTCATCAGGGCAAAAGGATGATTTAAACTCCCAAATTAAAGCGATGGAATCTTTTTGTTTAGGTGGTGGGATTCCAGTAGATGAGTGGATTACAGAAATCGACGGAGGATTAAACTTTAAGCGTAAAAAGTTTTTATTGATTATGAAAGGTATTAGACTGGGGGAAATTAATCATTTAATTGTCGCCCATAAAGACCGATTAGTTCGCTTTGGCTTCGACTTTTTTGAAGAATATTGTCAATGGTACGGCTGTAAATTAACCGTAGCAAATCAACAATCCTTATCTCCAGAACAAGAAATGGTAGAAGATTTGTTAGCTATTGTTCAGACTTTTTCTTGTCGTTTATACGGTTTAAGAAGCTACTCAAAAAAACTTCAAGAAATCTTAACAACTGATACTTTACAATCTCCCTAGATATTGTTATACTTCATTAAGTTAGTAAAGTTTAATTATTATGTTTAGTCTTAAGCTAGAACTGAAATTAAATAACAAAGAGAAAACTCTTATGGCATAGCACGCTGGGTTCTCTCGCTTTGTTTATAATTATGGTTTAGCGTTAATGGGAATGATTAATCATCAGGAAATTAAGGGAAGTTCTAGCTATAAGATTGACACTATTAAAAAATTATTTACTAACTACACTAAGAAGCAACCAGAATATGCTTGGTGTAATAATCTTAGTTCTAGGGTATATCAAAATGCTTTTCGAGATTTGAAAACTGCCTATTCACGGTACTTTCAAGGGTTAGGGGAGCAACCTGTCTTTAAAAGGAAGAAAGATAAACAATCATTTAGAGTCGAGTCGAGTAATGGTAAAGTATTATTAGAAGCAGGAAAAATCATCAAAATACCAACTTTAGGTACTTTTAGATTGAAGGAGGCAATTCCTTTTTCTTGTGTTTCTCAAACTTTTACTATTAGTAAATCGGCGGATAAATGGTTTGTTAGTTTCTCTATTGATGGGGATAGATTACCACCGAGAATCCATCCCGTAATTGAACCTGTTGGCATTGACTTAGGCTGTAAAACTTTTGCGACTCTAAGTGATGGAAATGTAGCTGATTTGGGAATGTATGAGTTTAAACGTCAACTAACTTATAAAGCTCTGTGGTATGCTAATCGTGTTGATATAATCGATCAATGGTATCCATCGTCAAAAAAATGTAGTAATTGTGAGCAGAAAAAAGAAACTTTGTCTTTGTCTGACAGGCTATATACTTGTGATGAGTGTGGTTTTGAGTGTGATCGTGATTTGAATGCCTCGATCAACTTGGAAAAAGCACCTGAAGAAGTAATTATAGAAAAAATAGGTTGGGTTACAGCCGAATTAACGTCTGTGGACAGTATCAAGCCGACTTGACTGGTAGAAGCAGAAAGTAAACGCTATAGTGAGTAACTATAGATAAGTTTTATATAACAGTAAGCTAAGAATTGAGAATTGAGAATTGAGAATGGAAAATTAATAACGAAGTGATTTGTTGTTAATTGTTCATTGTTAATTGTTAATTGATTTAATAATTGCAACAAATGTTATCATTTTTCTAATAAAGAGAATTATTAAATACTGGAGTATAAGATTATGGATTTTGATTGGAGATTATTAGTTGTTCTATTACCTTTAGGAGTTGCTGGTGGTTGGGCAGTTTATAACATTGGTGCATTAGCTATCACTCAAGCACAAAAATTCTTAAAAAAACAAAGCTAAGTTAAGAATGAGGAATTAGGAATAAGGAATTAGAAATGAAAAACATAGTTCAACAAGAAACAATAGTGGCGATAGCTTCCGCCGTTGTACCGAATCAAGGTAGTATCGGCATCGTCAGGTTAAGCGGTGTCACTGCCTTAGAGATTACTCAAAAAATTTTTATACCCCAAGGTAAGCCGTCTTGGAAATCCCATCAAATCCTTTACGGTTATATTCAACATCCTGATACCCAACAAATTATCGATGAAGTTTTAGTATTATTGATGTTATCTCCTCGATCGTACACTAGAGAGGATGTCATCGAGATTCATTGTCACGGGGGAATTATTCCTGTACAGCAAATATTGGAATTGTGTTTGGAATGCGGTGCAAGACTTGCTAATGCAGGAGAGTTTACTTTAAGAGCCTTTTTAAATGGTAGAATCGACTTAACCCAAGCTGAAAGTATCTCAGAAATTGTCGGGGCAAAATCTCCTCAAGCCTCCCATGTTGCTTTATCAGGATTACGGGGAAAACTGGCGCAACCCATTCGAGAAATGCGCTCTAGTTTACTCGATATTTTGGCGGAAGTTGAGGCAAG
This window contains:
- a CDS encoding Hsp70 family protein, with product MNRIAILLDLDNIKPKLDIVEDICKKHGSIVMRRAFSNTPSVLTAYGSKFREFDYRFELTPGLTPVSQEVDNLIFQTAEELINNSKLNINTIAIVSNDNDYSRLFNKLKSRKIKTIIIGTNIGNKCRETADYVEILKDVMRSQCVGIDLGTTNTVISLTTFNEMTKQYNAAVLEVPLKDENSSLVRKATIPSSVRFNSLDNGEIGGHIKNNAYAFRDQTILAWKHNMGDSDNGKPFYYQLTSGEITPEMAASQVLAFCRHHLLERYGSVEGVVITHPASYESDAIEATRKATVLAGWQEAEVVLLSEPQAALYDFLHSMQKGDIPPRFDVNTPSNIMVYDLGGGTLDVTLHEVQWSDKHNNFVINDIAIGSRTRVGGDKIDKLIADYILDYGLNNVEISSVDRDKLSYELPIYAEKFKKLWGGEYIYAREKQDFKMSFQGTFLEGNVPIRHNIDTEKMKGILQELLCPDLTIDLLESMNPDTAFNESPFVDRFDTFIVPILDVLLKAKATLKQVPKVDAILLNGGMTYFPLIKERLREFFGDILILDEGNPDLAVARGASLFASGALTSVERVNPTNIYLEAITNGNSKLNLLIAQGQKYPYKTCIKDTFKLPQKDSGNLMFKIWVGMGNKININTKQERSRQVALKNIFASNLKQGDLLDLEVEYTFDERLLLTLVSQKNQNARFKIEVASDSHDVEEIIKISNPINLQTLIPQISRTRHGKTIEPNLRVDFKHWEDVAIQLDKNFNNGRLHDRRRDLVKQTTIAVNRSQIIDDLIRWLEIDNFFNSPSFATKTVVAVSSLGEILSSINLDESPNVKASEGKLEQWVQMKINQDLNRSDDRLYQAIVNLPGKLYWSGFDQKLIEGFKCFQTEAKALVFLNSLGKCGECNTYNLNFLRHVIKTGKHMAHRQKASWALARLISPGQPLQWRIDFKEVNSIAQFALDQLYGITKQPQVALDLLSCLSQCLAWQLLDYQLETSIYQRVGQLKTTELPVYGNLSGFSHIESVFKNRLDLLSKMLDINTISDKDSTEIKQWLLESIKE
- a CDS encoding 2Fe-2S iron-sulfur cluster-binding protein, which encodes MTNIYTVEIINEGKTYTLQVPEDQKILDVADRENVQIPNSCNAGVCTTCAAKIISGEVEQGEGMGLSPELQAEGYALLCVSYPRSNLKVETGKEDEVYDRQFGRAIDF
- a CDS encoding IS607 family transposase, which translates into the protein MVYRPHEFAKLIGRSVSTLRRWDFEGRLVAKRTIGNQRYYDENDLQLALNLPTSLDERKTVVYCRVSSSGQKDDLNSQIKAMESFCLGGGIPVDEWITEIDGGLNFKRKKFLLIMKGIRLGEINHLIVAHKDRLVRFGFDFFEEYCQWYGCKLTVANQQSLSPEQEMVEDLLAIVQTFSCRLYGLRSYSKKLQEILTTDTLQSP
- a CDS encoding RNA-guided endonuclease InsQ/TnpB family protein encodes the protein MINHQEIKGSSSYKIDTIKKLFTNYTKKQPEYAWCNNLSSRVYQNAFRDLKTAYSRYFQGLGEQPVFKRKKDKQSFRVESSNGKVLLEAGKIIKIPTLGTFRLKEAIPFSCVSQTFTISKSADKWFVSFSIDGDRLPPRIHPVIEPVGIDLGCKTFATLSDGNVADLGMYEFKRQLTYKALWYANRVDIIDQWYPSSKKCSNCEQKKETLSLSDRLYTCDECGFECDRDLNASINLEKAPEEVIIEKIGWVTAELTSVDSIKPT
- a CDS encoding photosystem II protein Y, with amino-acid sequence MDFDWRLLVVLLPLGVAGGWAVYNIGALAITQAQKFLKKQS